One window from the genome of Pedobacter schmidteae encodes:
- a CDS encoding DUF2339 domain-containing protein — protein sequence MFLETIIFILVIIVLIVILQLKKNVTEKLEFLYLKIEQLSAQLAHKNTAATENIKPTEEETASPAIQQEAWKPFTPYPPKDKIIEQPPIAPPTESTVPVESPAELHIPETTAENLDKETAQLTPDISSATPVEEDIKFEHQAAFTEPPATANFQTPPVQQPSFRERNPDLEKFIGENLFNKIGIVILVLGMGFFLKYAIDKDWINEIGRVSIGFICGGALIGLAHRLRKSFSTFSSVLVGGGVAILYFTVAIGFHEYQLFSQTLAFILTILITGFTVLLSLSYDKKELAVFAILGGFCAPFMVSTGEGNYIVLFTYILTLNIGMLVLAYYKKWSIINIICYVFTIILFGTWLGTKVLDGADKTPPYGGVLVFASLFYLVFLCMNIINNIKEKTDFNALEIGILLSNTFLYYTAGMLILNHIGGGDYRGLFTALMGMVNLIFAYTLYKNDKIDRNLIYLLIGLVLTFISLAAPVQLKGNHITLFWAAESVLLLWLSQKSGITLIKQASLIILVLLGISLVMDWQHVYGRSLYNTVNRLTPLANKGFITGAVVVAALMLYSKLLKSEMKSILFREIKTSRTILAVAGIIIGYLVIAFELNYQAYNYFPLIRILALGCYSYLFISVLLMSIRNTDTEEFKYIVAAIAAVCLCCYPLLFNAETIALRDSYLQLQQASLGNYLFHYLLVVLAALTLYAVYRNEKDIRSATGLAALQWFIAFIVLYIASAELDHLLVMSQYSKEKSIATVINNSHKTGFAMLWGCFALLCIYIGMKWKSKNIRIISITTLAITLLKLFIFDLRGLSEGGKIAAFISLGVLLLVISFMYQRLKNLLLASDKKENTDHEA from the coding sequence ATGTTTTTAGAAACAATTATCTTTATTCTCGTCATCATTGTGCTGATTGTCATTCTGCAATTAAAAAAGAATGTAACCGAGAAGCTCGAGTTTTTATACCTCAAAATTGAACAGTTATCCGCCCAGCTTGCCCATAAAAATACAGCTGCAACAGAAAATATAAAACCAACAGAAGAAGAAACAGCTTCGCCGGCGATACAGCAGGAAGCCTGGAAACCTTTCACCCCTTATCCGCCAAAAGATAAAATAATCGAACAACCTCCAATAGCACCTCCAACAGAAAGTACAGTTCCTGTTGAATCTCCTGCTGAATTGCATATCCCTGAAACTACAGCAGAAAATTTAGACAAAGAAACCGCTCAACTAACGCCTGACATTTCTTCTGCGACACCTGTTGAAGAAGATATTAAATTTGAACACCAGGCTGCATTTACCGAGCCCCCAGCGACGGCTAACTTCCAAACTCCTCCTGTTCAGCAACCTTCTTTCAGAGAGCGCAATCCAGACCTGGAAAAATTTATTGGCGAGAACCTGTTCAACAAAATAGGGATCGTCATCCTGGTATTGGGCATGGGCTTCTTCCTCAAGTATGCCATCGATAAAGACTGGATCAACGAAATTGGCCGTGTCAGCATAGGCTTTATTTGTGGTGGCGCACTAATTGGGCTGGCACACCGGCTGCGCAAATCGTTTTCAACATTTAGCTCTGTATTAGTGGGTGGTGGTGTAGCCATCCTTTATTTTACGGTCGCCATAGGCTTTCATGAATACCAGTTGTTTAGCCAAACGCTCGCCTTTATACTCACCATTTTGATTACTGGGTTCACGGTACTGTTGTCGCTCAGCTACGACAAGAAAGAGTTGGCTGTATTTGCCATACTCGGTGGTTTTTGTGCGCCATTTATGGTTAGTACCGGCGAAGGCAACTACATTGTACTTTTCACCTATATCCTTACTTTAAATATTGGTATGCTGGTGCTGGCCTATTACAAAAAATGGTCCATTATCAATATCATCTGCTATGTGTTTACCATCATTCTATTTGGTACCTGGTTGGGCACCAAAGTATTGGATGGGGCAGATAAAACACCTCCTTATGGTGGTGTTTTAGTATTCGCATCACTATTTTACCTGGTGTTCCTGTGCATGAACATCATCAACAACATTAAAGAAAAAACCGACTTTAATGCACTTGAAATTGGCATATTACTAAGCAATACCTTTTTATATTATACCGCCGGCATGCTTATCCTGAACCATATTGGCGGAGGCGATTACCGCGGTTTATTTACCGCATTAATGGGCATGGTAAACTTAATTTTTGCTTACACACTGTATAAAAATGACAAGATAGACAGAAACCTGATCTATTTATTGATTGGTCTGGTGCTTACCTTTATCAGTCTGGCAGCACCGGTACAGTTAAAAGGCAATCACATTACCCTTTTCTGGGCTGCCGAGAGTGTACTGTTACTTTGGCTATCGCAAAAATCGGGTATTACCTTAATTAAACAGGCTTCATTAATTATATTGGTATTGTTGGGCATCAGTTTGGTAATGGACTGGCAACATGTTTACGGGCGCAGTTTGTACAATACCGTAAACCGCCTGACACCTCTGGCCAATAAAGGTTTTATAACCGGTGCCGTAGTAGTGGCCGCTTTGATGTTATACTCCAAATTGCTCAAGTCCGAAATGAAGTCCATTTTGTTCCGCGAAATTAAAACCTCCAGAACTATACTGGCTGTTGCAGGTATCATCATTGGCTACCTGGTAATTGCTTTCGAATTGAATTATCAGGCTTATAACTATTTCCCACTGATCAGGATACTTGCCCTGGGTTGCTACAGCTATCTTTTCATTTCGGTTTTGCTGATGAGCATACGCAATACCGATACCGAAGAGTTTAAATATATCGTAGCGGCTATTGCAGCGGTTTGTTTATGCTGCTATCCGCTGCTCTTTAACGCCGAAACCATTGCTTTGAGAGATAGCTACCTGCAATTGCAGCAGGCCAGTTTGGGCAACTATTTGTTCCATTACCTATTGGTGGTTTTAGCAGCCCTTACGCTTTACGCAGTTTATAGAAATGAAAAAGACATCAGATCGGCCACCGGCCTGGCAGCTTTACAGTGGTTCATCGCTTTCATTGTGCTTTATATCGCCAGTGCCGAGCTGGACCATCTATTGGTCATGTCACAATATTCGAAAGAAAAATCCATTGCCACTGTTATAAACAACAGTCACAAAACCGGTTTTGCCATGTTATGGGGATGTTTTGCGT
- a CDS encoding head GIN domain-containing protein, producing MKSLNALLFFALSLSQLNLVHAGTAVRSAMAEANTAVMKLPNDDREVKNFNGIIAGGPIEVVVKFGAKESLRFEGDAAAIATLVSEVKGDKLVIRPQTSWTSWARKYEGKKIVAYVTAKQLSSLTMSGDGSINVTGTITAADFTTTLSGSGSIKANVAADRITGVVSGSGSADISGKAGSASVTLSGPGTFGTKALHVNQLTARISGKGSINISTDGKIKAFISGSGHVYYSGNPEIEKTVLGSGNVIEK from the coding sequence ATGAAATCCTTAAATGCCCTCCTATTTTTCGCTTTGTCACTTTCTCAGCTCAACCTTGTGCATGCGGGCACTGCGGTCAGATCAGCTATGGCTGAGGCCAATACAGCCGTTATGAAACTACCGAACGACGATAGGGAAGTTAAAAATTTCAATGGCATCATTGCCGGAGGCCCTATTGAAGTAGTAGTTAAGTTTGGCGCTAAAGAGAGCTTAAGATTTGAAGGAGATGCAGCGGCTATCGCAACGCTGGTAAGCGAAGTAAAGGGAGATAAATTGGTGATCAGACCACAAACAAGCTGGACAAGCTGGGCTAGAAAATATGAGGGCAAAAAGATTGTTGCCTATGTAACTGCGAAGCAACTGAGTAGCCTGACCATGAGTGGAGATGGCAGCATCAACGTAACAGGCACCATTACAGCGGCCGATTTTACAACTACATTAAGTGGCTCGGGCTCTATCAAAGCCAATGTAGCAGCAGATAGAATTACAGGAGTTGTAAGTGGATCGGGTTCAGCAGACATCAGTGGCAAAGCAGGTAGCGCCAGCGTTACACTGAGTGGTCCCGGTACCTTTGGCACTAAAGCACTTCATGTAAACCAACTTACCGCCCGGATAAGTGGCAAAGGTAGCATCAACATCAGTACCGATGGCAAAATCAAAGCCTTCATCAGTGGTTCAGGACATGTGTACTATAGTGGTAATCCTGAAATAGAAAAAACTGTTTTGGGCTCCGGAAATGTGATCGAAAAATAG